A DNA window from Trichosurus vulpecula isolate mTriVul1 chromosome 2, mTriVul1.pri, whole genome shotgun sequence contains the following coding sequences:
- the LOC118839255 gene encoding cystatin-A-like, with amino-acid sequence MRQGGFSETKPATPDIQKILDQVKPQFETKCNEKYSYFHAVKYRSQVVAGLNYIIKVHYDGDQWAHLKIFEPLPCKNEPLNLMKYQTGKTKNDELDLF; translated from the exons ATGAGACAAGGAGGCTTCAGTGAAACTAAACCTGCAACTCCAGATATCCAGAAGATACTTGACCAG GTAAAGCCACAGTTTGAAACAAAGTGCAATGAAAAATATAGCTACTTTCATGCTGTAAAATACAGAAGTCAAGTGGTTGCTGGGCTCAATTATATAATAAAG gTACATTACGATGGTGACCAATGGGCACATTTGAAAATATTCGAACCTCTCCCTTGCAAAAATGAGCCACTGAACCTGATGAAATACCAGACTGGCAAAACCAAGAATGATGAACTGGACCTCTTTTAG